Proteins encoded together in one Pseudomonas sp. Seg1 window:
- a CDS encoding SCO family protein: protein MNRFASSGLLTLCLLSLGLQQVQAHSADEHAGHKAPASNSQEHAQVKFANVPLLDQNGKTVRLEQDLVQGKIVVMSFIYTSCTTVCPVVSSIMGKVQKQLGARVGNEVQLVSISVDPQRDDPKRLQDYARTFQCGPGWSWLTGSPQSINETLKGLGSFSGDLKNHQPLILVGDGDSRHWMRYYGFTDPALLAKEVEKLSGLRTHAKHTAIAMEQQP from the coding sequence ATGAACCGATTTGCATCCAGTGGCCTGCTGACCCTGTGCCTGTTGAGCCTCGGCCTCCAGCAAGTCCAGGCCCATTCGGCAGACGAACACGCCGGGCACAAGGCCCCGGCCAGCAATAGCCAGGAACATGCTCAGGTGAAATTCGCCAACGTGCCGCTGCTCGACCAGAACGGCAAAACCGTGCGCCTTGAACAAGACCTGGTGCAGGGCAAAATCGTCGTCATGAGCTTCATCTACACCAGTTGCACCACGGTGTGCCCGGTGGTCTCGTCGATCATGGGCAAGGTGCAAAAACAGCTCGGCGCACGGGTCGGTAACGAAGTGCAACTGGTGTCGATCAGCGTCGATCCGCAGCGCGACGACCCGAAACGCCTGCAGGATTATGCGCGCACCTTCCAGTGCGGGCCGGGCTGGAGCTGGCTGACCGGCTCGCCACAATCGATCAATGAAACCCTCAAGGGCCTCGGCAGTTTCAGTGGCGACCTCAAGAACCATCAGCCGCTGATCCTCGTCGGCGACGGCGATAGCCGGCACTGGATGCGCTATTACGGCTTCACCGACCCGGCACTGCTGGCCAAGGAAGTCGAGAAACTCAGCGGCCTGCGCACCCACGCCAAACACACCGCCATCGCCATGGAGCAACAACCATGA
- a CDS encoding SCO family protein — translation MRLLDWISLTVCFWILGNVAFAHEGHVSEPPAAVAAAPAKGTHDAKTWFTDTPLQDQNGETLRFYSDALHNRVVLLNVIFTSCNDACPLITRKLKEVRELLGDKAQDITFISLTSDPLRDTPAVLKAYTLKQGSDDPHWLFLTGDKAQMDLVLSRIGQIVPTPEQHSTQLIVGDVANKRWSKIRPDAPAAAIAQRLQLLTMPVAGR, via the coding sequence ATGAGACTGCTCGACTGGATCTCCCTGACCGTGTGTTTCTGGATTCTCGGTAACGTCGCGTTCGCTCACGAAGGCCATGTCTCTGAACCGCCAGCCGCTGTGGCTGCCGCGCCGGCCAAAGGCACCCACGACGCGAAAACCTGGTTCACTGACACGCCGTTGCAGGATCAGAACGGCGAAACCCTGCGCTTCTACAGCGACGCGCTGCACAACCGCGTGGTACTGCTCAACGTGATCTTCACCAGCTGCAACGATGCCTGCCCGCTGATCACCCGCAAGCTCAAGGAAGTCCGCGAGCTGCTGGGCGACAAGGCGCAGGACATCACCTTCATTTCCCTTACCAGTGACCCGCTGCGCGACACGCCGGCGGTGCTCAAGGCTTACACCTTGAAGCAGGGTTCCGATGACCCTCATTGGCTTTTTCTTACCGGTGACAAAGCGCAGATGGACCTGGTACTGAGCCGCATCGGCCAGATCGTGCCGACGCCCGAGCAACACTCCACGCAGTTGATCGTCGGCGATGTCGCCAATAAACGCTGGAGCAAAATCCGCCCCGATGCCCCGGCCGCCGCCATTGCCCAGCGCTTGCAGTTGCTGACAATGCCCGTGGCCGGCCGCTGA
- a CDS encoding ABC transporter substrate-binding protein has protein sequence MKSGRALALILLAGVSLGASAVPLTAQEAAGKRLYRQGLSASGEAIMARVGAADVLLPATSLPCANCHGADGLGRPEGGVRPPELNWARLTSTYGQQQVNGRSYPAYSESSLAIAIEQGRDPGHNRLDPSMPRFLLSMKDQRNLTAYLKRLADERDPGLDAETLHLGTLLPSQGPLAEEGATVAAVLNGSVARINQAGGIHGRQLRLTVIDPGPDRASAEHALQQLIEQEQVFALIAPLAPALDSELGPRLEQAGVPLIGPMSILGTLQASPQIFEPLPGLREQLIALADYATASLRVLQGPTLIAYPEDPAQVQTAQILDQYLRSHGWQNVHLQTWDSSADALPLGSRSVFYLGSGGGFSRLATRLQGAGQVPYLFAASSQVAGDLLQVPSGFTRRVFLAYPFVPSDWTQAGRMALTLLREGQGLGAQHAVLQVGAYASMLLLSEGMKQAGRDASREKLVAALEGLHDFDTGLTPRLSFGPGRRLGLSGAHVVTLDLPDQRFYLVAPYKPIIVSP, from the coding sequence ATGAAATCCGGCCGCGCTCTCGCCCTGATCCTGCTCGCTGGCGTCAGCCTTGGCGCGAGTGCTGTGCCGTTGACTGCGCAGGAGGCGGCGGGCAAGCGCCTGTACCGCCAAGGCTTGTCGGCCAGCGGTGAAGCGATCATGGCGCGGGTGGGCGCGGCGGATGTGTTGTTGCCAGCGACCAGCCTGCCGTGCGCCAACTGCCACGGCGCCGATGGCCTCGGTCGACCTGAGGGCGGCGTGCGTCCACCCGAGTTGAACTGGGCGCGGCTGACCAGCACGTATGGCCAGCAGCAGGTCAACGGCCGCAGCTATCCGGCCTACAGCGAAAGCTCGCTGGCCATTGCCATTGAGCAGGGCCGCGACCCCGGCCACAATCGCCTCGACCCGAGCATGCCGCGCTTTCTGCTGTCGATGAAGGATCAGCGCAACCTCACCGCTTACCTCAAACGCCTGGCCGATGAGCGCGATCCCGGCCTCGACGCCGAGACCTTGCACCTGGGCACGTTGCTGCCCAGCCAGGGGCCGCTGGCCGAGGAGGGCGCGACGGTGGCGGCGGTTCTCAACGGCAGCGTCGCGCGGATCAATCAGGCCGGCGGCATACATGGCCGGCAACTGCGCCTGACGGTGATCGACCCCGGCCCGGATCGCGCCAGTGCCGAGCACGCCTTGCAGCAATTGATCGAGCAGGAACAAGTGTTCGCCTTGATCGCACCGCTGGCGCCGGCCCTCGACAGCGAACTCGGGCCGCGTCTGGAACAGGCCGGCGTGCCGCTGATCGGGCCGATGTCGATCCTCGGCACCCTGCAGGCCAGTCCGCAGATATTCGAGCCATTGCCAGGCTTGCGTGAGCAGTTGATCGCACTGGCCGATTACGCCACGGCCAGCCTGCGTGTGCTGCAAGGGCCAACGCTGATTGCCTATCCGGAAGATCCGGCACAGGTACAAACGGCGCAAATCCTGGATCAGTACTTGCGAAGCCACGGCTGGCAGAACGTCCATCTGCAAACCTGGGATTCCTCGGCGGATGCGTTGCCACTGGGCTCGCGCTCGGTTTTTTATCTGGGCAGTGGCGGCGGTTTCAGTCGTCTGGCGACGCGCTTGCAAGGCGCCGGGCAGGTGCCGTACCTGTTTGCCGCGTCGAGTCAGGTGGCCGGCGATCTGTTGCAAGTGCCGAGCGGGTTCACCCGGCGGGTGTTTCTCGCCTATCCATTCGTGCCCAGCGACTGGACTCAGGCCGGGCGCATGGCCCTGACGTTATTGCGCGAAGGTCAAGGCCTCGGTGCCCAGCACGCGGTGCTGCAAGTCGGCGCCTATGCCTCGATGCTGCTGCTCAGCGAAGGCATGAAGCAGGCCGGTCGCGACGCCAGTCGGGAAAAACTGGTGGCGGCGCTGGAGGGCCTGCACGACTTCGACACCGGCCTGACTCCGCGTCTGAGTTTCGGCCCCGGGCGGCGCCTGGGTTTGAGCGGCGCGCATGTGGTCACACTGGATCTGCCGGATCAGCGCTTCTATCTGGTCGCGCCCTATAAACCGATTATTGTCAGCCCCTGA
- a CDS encoding SurA N-terminal domain-containing protein has product MKLTTLLLLLTCWLPVAWANNEPAVARVNGEEISGFRFERFFAEYLEDQGRAVANIRNPKAYKQLRQAALQTLIDKELLWQEAQKRGVQIGDQVVRQQIEQTRSAIGGPDKFLRRLQDAGFDEASFTEYTRRELAAQQMFAELIRANTLQPRHLLIRVPAQADAATVTAARLRLMQMRASIVSGATFASHPVRSPFGWHVIYLPNHLEETDVPDLQGLDTVRAELARQQQTQARRQVLAQLRAQNRIERIDDD; this is encoded by the coding sequence ATGAAGCTCACAACGCTGTTGTTGCTGCTGACCTGCTGGCTCCCGGTGGCGTGGGCCAATAACGAGCCCGCCGTGGCGCGGGTCAATGGCGAGGAAATCTCTGGATTTCGCTTCGAACGGTTTTTCGCTGAATACCTGGAAGATCAGGGCCGCGCCGTGGCGAACATTCGTAATCCCAAGGCCTACAAACAGCTGCGTCAGGCGGCGCTGCAAACGCTGATCGACAAAGAGCTGCTGTGGCAGGAAGCGCAAAAGCGCGGCGTGCAGATTGGCGATCAAGTGGTGCGCCAACAAATCGAGCAAACCCGCAGCGCCATCGGTGGCCCGGACAAATTCCTCCGGCGCTTGCAGGACGCCGGTTTCGACGAAGCCTCCTTCACCGAATACACCCGCCGCGAACTGGCCGCCCAGCAGATGTTCGCCGAGTTGATCCGGGCCAACACCTTGCAACCCCGGCACCTGTTGATCCGCGTGCCCGCACAAGCGGATGCGGCCACAGTGACGGCAGCGCGTCTACGCTTGATGCAGATGCGCGCCTCGATTGTCAGCGGTGCGACGTTTGCCAGCCACCCGGTACGTTCACCGTTCGGCTGGCATGTGATTTATTTGCCGAACCACCTGGAGGAAACCGATGTCCCAGATTTGCAGGGGCTGGACACAGTCAGGGCAGAGCTCGCCCGACAGCAACAGACCCAGGCTCGTCGCCAGGTGCTCGCGCAATTACGGGCGCAGAACAGGATCGAACGAATTGACGACGATTGA
- a CDS encoding response regulator has protein sequence MVNKVLVVEDEQLLAQNLQDYLKAQGLDVRIAHDGATAIGIAETFAPDVLVFDYRLPDMEGFEVLDAVRQNRTCHFVLITGHPTAEVCERARQLGVSHILFKPFPLAELARAVCDLLGIKREAKPGANPSEGFVERRQSRTESFPLQLYDGSWVLADRRKQAYAMAPDDDQMLTGE, from the coding sequence TTGGTTAACAAAGTACTGGTTGTCGAAGACGAACAGCTGCTTGCACAGAACCTTCAGGATTATCTGAAGGCGCAGGGGCTGGACGTCCGGATTGCACATGACGGAGCGACGGCGATCGGCATTGCCGAAACCTTTGCCCCCGACGTGCTGGTGTTCGATTACCGCTTGCCCGATATGGAAGGCTTTGAGGTGCTCGACGCGGTCCGCCAGAACAGGACGTGCCATTTTGTGCTGATAACGGGTCACCCGACCGCTGAAGTCTGTGAGCGGGCGCGGCAACTGGGGGTCAGCCACATCCTGTTCAAACCGTTTCCATTGGCGGAACTGGCGCGGGCGGTCTGCGACCTTCTGGGCATCAAGCGTGAAGCGAAACCCGGTGCCAACCCATCCGAAGGGTTTGTCGAACGACGCCAGAGCAGGACCGAGAGCTTCCCGTTGCAGTTGTACGATGGTAGTTGGGTGTTGGCGGATCGCCGAAAACAGGCGTACGCCATGGCACCGGACGACGATCAAATGCTCACCGGGGAGTAA
- a CDS encoding GspE/PulE family protein: MERLSVVVEPLPAASAPERFSSEQLAQARARAATSGERVLEALGVLCELAPMPFIHTLGATLHYPVLDTDSLFQATPVFDRVTLAQCLKREFILLRHNDEVIGVFADPFDPARLAWIDDCLHGAPLHLVHADDLKAYLARHEESFHAVESLNAQGDTHSETDTLQSLSLTSISEDASSVVKLVNSTLYDALKMHASDIHLGTTGQGLVIKYRIDGVLNNISKVQGNEFAEQVISRVKVMAELDIGEKRVPQDGRFKIGISGRQIDFRVSIMPSIFGEDAVLRVLDKQDLADKVCGVQLQALGFEDETLRQLRRLAAEPYGMVLVTGPTGSGKTTTLYAMITEINHGVDKIITIEDPVEYQLPGVLQIPVNEKKGLTFARGLRSILRHDPDKIMVGEIRDPDTAQIAVQSALTGHLVFTTIHANNVFDVIGRFTQMEIDPYSLVSALNAILAQRLIRLVCASCSAPVNPSDEELRASGLDPQKVDHYHFVHGKGCGHCRGSGYRGRTAIAELLHLDDELRQMIVERQPITQIKALACARGLRLLRESALELVEQGRTTLEEINRVTFIA; encoded by the coding sequence ATGGAACGTCTGTCCGTTGTCGTCGAACCGCTGCCGGCCGCAAGTGCCCCCGAGCGCTTTTCCAGTGAGCAGCTTGCCCAGGCCCGGGCGCGGGCCGCCACCTCCGGCGAACGCGTGCTTGAAGCCCTCGGCGTGCTCTGTGAACTGGCGCCGATGCCGTTCATTCATACCCTCGGCGCCACCCTGCATTACCCGGTGCTCGACACCGACAGCCTGTTTCAAGCGACGCCGGTATTCGACCGCGTCACCCTCGCACAATGCCTCAAACGTGAATTCATCCTGCTGCGCCACAACGACGAAGTCATCGGTGTATTTGCCGACCCTTTCGACCCGGCGCGCCTGGCCTGGATCGACGATTGCCTGCACGGCGCGCCGCTGCATCTGGTCCACGCCGATGACCTCAAGGCCTATCTGGCCCGCCACGAAGAAAGCTTCCACGCCGTCGAATCGCTGAACGCCCAGGGCGACACCCACAGCGAAACCGACACCCTGCAAAGCCTGTCGCTGACCAGCATCAGCGAAGACGCCAGCAGCGTGGTGAAACTGGTCAACTCGACCCTCTACGACGCGCTGAAAATGCACGCCAGCGATATCCACCTCGGCACCACCGGCCAAGGTCTGGTGATCAAGTACCGCATTGACGGTGTGCTCAACAACATCAGCAAAGTCCAGGGCAACGAGTTCGCCGAGCAGGTGATTTCGCGGGTCAAGGTCATGGCCGAACTGGACATCGGCGAGAAGCGCGTGCCGCAGGACGGTCGCTTCAAAATCGGCATCAGCGGTCGCCAGATCGACTTCCGCGTATCGATCATGCCGAGCATCTTTGGCGAAGACGCGGTGCTGCGTGTCCTCGACAAACAGGATCTGGCCGACAAGGTCTGCGGCGTGCAATTGCAGGCGCTGGGCTTTGAAGACGAAACCCTGCGCCAGTTGCGCCGCCTCGCCGCCGAACCCTACGGCATGGTGCTGGTGACCGGCCCGACCGGCAGCGGCAAGACCACCACGCTGTACGCGATGATCACCGAGATCAACCATGGCGTGGACAAGATCATCACCATCGAAGACCCGGTCGAGTATCAATTGCCGGGGGTCCTGCAAATCCCGGTCAACGAGAAAAAAGGCCTGACCTTCGCCCGCGGCCTGCGCTCGATCCTGCGCCACGACCCGGACAAGATCATGGTCGGCGAAATCCGTGACCCGGACACCGCGCAGATCGCCGTGCAATCGGCACTTACCGGTCACCTGGTATTTACCACCATCCACGCCAACAACGTCTTCGACGTCATCGGCCGCTTCACGCAAATGGAAATCGACCCCTACAGCCTGGTCTCGGCGCTCAACGCGATTCTCGCCCAGCGCTTGATTCGGCTGGTGTGCGCCAGTTGCAGCGCGCCGGTCAATCCGAGCGATGAAGAACTGCGCGCCTCGGGCCTCGATCCGCAGAAAGTCGATCACTACCACTTCGTCCACGGCAAAGGCTGCGGCCACTGCCGGGGCAGCGGTTATCGCGGGCGCACGGCGATTGCCGAGCTGCTGCATCTCGATGATGAACTGCGCCAGATGATCGTCGAGCGCCAACCGATTACCCAGATCAAAGCCCTGGCCTGCGCCCGTGGTTTGCGCCTGCTGCGCGAATCGGCACTGGAGTTGGTGGAACAAGGCCGCACCACGCTGGAGGAGATCAATCGTGTCACTTTTATCGCGTGA
- a CDS encoding PilN domain-containing protein, whose protein sequence is MRALNLDFQPRPRSGPLGWSLLGGGVLLALLCFGVQQHLDAHTEQQQGHLQTTQRQLTGDSGAKSALSPAETREQAQNLAEMRKVSQQLRRPWERLFAMLEAMPRDDVALLTLTPDARKGQVRISAEARDLQAMLDFHKRLEASDELSDVSLLSHEIVVKSPEQPVQFNLSATWEIGDANP, encoded by the coding sequence ATGCGCGCGCTCAATCTCGACTTCCAGCCACGACCACGTTCCGGCCCATTGGGTTGGAGTCTGCTCGGCGGCGGTGTGCTGCTGGCGCTGCTGTGCTTCGGTGTGCAACAGCACCTCGACGCGCACACCGAACAACAACAGGGCCACCTGCAAACCACCCAGCGCCAGCTCACCGGAGACAGCGGAGCCAAGAGCGCATTGAGCCCGGCGGAAACCCGCGAGCAGGCGCAGAACCTCGCCGAGATGCGCAAGGTTTCGCAGCAACTGCGCCGCCCGTGGGAACGCCTGTTCGCCATGCTCGAAGCGATGCCGCGCGATGACGTCGCGCTGCTGACCCTGACCCCGGATGCGCGCAAAGGCCAAGTGCGCATCAGCGCCGAAGCGCGGGATCTGCAAGCGATGCTCGACTTCCACAAGCGTCTGGAAGCCAGCGACGAGCTGTCGGACGTCTCGCTGCTCAGCCATGAAATCGTCGTCAAATCGCCGGAACAACCGGTGCAATTCAACCTGTCGGCGACCTGGGAGATTGGCGATGCGAATCCCTAG
- a CDS encoding GspMb/PilO family protein translates to MRIPRLIVHEYLQGLGIPGLAGLALLLVAVAWALGGLLPGWQSLQHLSQQTQEATEYLAKVEDGSIAPPVVPQRQLDDFRNKLPAQPQATVAIDRIYALAAQEHITLARGEYALGVDPKTHLARYQILLPVRGTYPQLRRFLHALLGQLPAVVVEDLELQRKKIGDTDLNGRIRMTLYLSRS, encoded by the coding sequence ATGCGAATCCCTAGACTGATCGTCCACGAATACCTGCAAGGCCTCGGCATTCCGGGCCTCGCCGGGCTGGCGCTGCTGCTGGTTGCGGTGGCCTGGGCGCTCGGTGGTTTGCTGCCGGGCTGGCAATCGTTGCAGCACTTGAGCCAGCAGACTCAGGAGGCCACCGAATACCTGGCCAAGGTTGAAGACGGCAGCATCGCGCCGCCGGTGGTCCCACAACGGCAGCTCGACGACTTCCGCAACAAACTCCCGGCGCAGCCGCAAGCCACCGTCGCCATCGACCGCATCTACGCACTCGCAGCGCAAGAACACATCACCCTGGCGCGCGGTGAATACGCCCTCGGCGTCGACCCGAAAACCCATCTGGCGCGCTATCAGATCCTGTTGCCGGTACGCGGCACCTACCCGCAACTGCGCCGCTTCCTCCATGCCTTGCTCGGCCAGTTGCCGGCGGTGGTGGTGGAAGACCTAGAGTTGCAACGCAAGAAGATTGGCGACACCGACCTCAATGGCCGGATCCGTATGACCCTTTACCTGTCGAGGTCGTGA
- a CDS encoding secretin N-terminal domain-containing protein → MNRSRLLMSLGLCAGLAACSSAQVANKEAADLIEQGQYEAGLARIEEGLRENPRDTELHLLLNSGRAKAITSLLTAGDTDRSRRDFASARTAYMRVLTIEPNNRRAQDALKQLEYLRTMDEKLELARGDLRRGDIYGADRQVKQILELDPANAGALELQGNIRLVQSRNVIAYPQLRTKLDRPVTLEFRDANLKTIFEVLSQVAGLNFIFDKDLRPDMKATIFVRDVRIEDAVTLLLQQNQLHQKVVNENTLLIYPDSPQKVKDYQELVMRTFYLTSIDANTALNMVKTMLKTRDVFVDERLNTLTMRDTEDAIRMAEKLLQSQDQSNPEVVLEVEVMEVATQRILDLGLQWPSTFGVVNSDGSPVTLLGQLKGINSDRISIGPSPQAKINAQDNDINTLASPVIRVSNREQARIHIGQRVPIISATSVPSTQGPVITESVTYLDVGLKLEVTPTVHLNNEVAIKIALEVSNATPLEPTRQGTIPVQVDTRNAQTSLRLHDGETQILAGLVRNDHGATGNKIPGLGDIPGLGRLFGSNKDTIGKSELVLSITPRIVRNLPYQSPSDMEFSTGTETSMHIQAPDRSQSYVMPSPAAQPRAVGESAVATTRVTVEKP, encoded by the coding sequence ATGAACCGTTCCCGTTTGCTGATGAGCCTGGGCCTGTGCGCCGGGCTGGCCGCGTGCAGCTCTGCGCAGGTGGCCAACAAGGAAGCCGCCGACCTGATTGAACAGGGTCAGTACGAGGCGGGACTGGCCCGGATCGAGGAAGGTCTGCGTGAGAATCCTCGCGACACCGAACTGCACCTGCTGCTCAACAGCGGCCGCGCCAAAGCGATCACGTCGTTACTGACGGCCGGCGACACTGACCGTTCGCGGCGCGACTTTGCTTCGGCGCGCACCGCTTACATGCGCGTGCTGACCATCGAGCCGAACAACCGCCGCGCCCAGGATGCCCTGAAACAGCTGGAATACCTGCGCACCATGGACGAGAAACTCGAACTGGCCCGTGGCGACCTGCGTCGCGGCGACATCTACGGCGCGGATCGCCAGGTCAAACAGATCCTCGAACTCGACCCGGCCAACGCAGGCGCGCTGGAGCTGCAAGGCAACATTCGTCTGGTGCAGAGCCGCAACGTGATCGCTTATCCGCAACTGCGCACCAAGCTCGATCGTCCGGTGACCCTGGAATTTCGTGACGCCAACCTGAAGACCATTTTTGAAGTGCTGTCGCAAGTCGCCGGACTGAATTTCATCTTCGACAAAGACCTGCGCCCGGACATGAAAGCGACGATTTTCGTGCGTGACGTGCGCATCGAAGACGCCGTGACCCTGCTGCTGCAACAGAACCAGTTGCACCAGAAAGTGGTGAACGAAAACACTTTGCTGATCTACCCGGACTCGCCACAGAAAGTGAAGGATTACCAGGAACTGGTGATGCGCACGTTCTATCTGACCAGCATCGACGCCAACACCGCGCTGAACATGGTCAAAACCATGCTCAAGACCCGCGATGTGTTCGTCGACGAGCGCCTCAACACCCTGACCATGCGCGACACCGAAGACGCGATCCGCATGGCGGAAAAGCTCCTGCAATCGCAAGACCAGTCCAACCCGGAAGTGGTGCTCGAAGTCGAGGTGATGGAAGTCGCCACTCAGCGCATTCTCGACCTCGGTCTGCAATGGCCGAGCACCTTCGGTGTGGTCAACTCCGATGGTTCGCCGGTCACGCTGCTCGGGCAACTCAAGGGCATCAACTCTGATCGCATCTCCATTGGCCCGTCGCCGCAAGCCAAGATCAACGCGCAGGACAACGACATCAACACCCTCGCCAGCCCGGTGATTCGCGTCAGCAACCGTGAGCAGGCGCGCATTCACATTGGTCAGCGCGTGCCGATCATCAGCGCGACCTCGGTGCCGTCGACACAGGGGCCGGTGATCACCGAAAGCGTGACCTATCTGGATGTCGGTCTGAAGCTGGAAGTGACGCCCACTGTGCACCTGAACAACGAAGTGGCGATCAAGATTGCCCTGGAGGTGAGTAACGCCACGCCGCTGGAGCCGACCCGCCAGGGCACGATCCCGGTGCAGGTCGACACCCGTAATGCGCAAACCTCGCTGCGTCTGCACGACGGTGAAACGCAGATCCTCGCCGGGCTGGTGCGCAACGATCATGGCGCCACCGGCAACAAGATTCCCGGCCTGGGGGACATTCCCGGACTCGGCCGCTTGTTCGGCAGCAACAAAGACACCATCGGCAAATCGGAACTGGTGCTGTCGATCACTCCACGGATCGTGCGCAACCTGCCATACCAGAGCCCGTCAGACATGGAGTTCTCCACCGGCACCGAAACCAGCATGCACATCCAGGCCCCGGATCGCTCGCAGAGTTACGTGATGCCATCGCCTGCCGCGCAGCCGCGTGCAGTCGGTGAATCGGCCGTGGCCACCACCCGCGTCACTGTCGAGAAGCCTTGA
- a CDS encoding type II secretion system protein, translated as MNASQRGFTLIEVVVTLALIGLLASMAAPLTETLVRRGKEQELRNALYQIRDAIDAYKRAFDAGYIEKSLNSSGYPPNLKVLVEGVRDVRSAKGAKFYFLRRIPRDPLVPAKRDDEGGWGVRAYNSSAQNPRDGEDVFDVYSHARGKGLNGIAYREW; from the coding sequence ATGAACGCCTCCCAACGCGGTTTCACCCTGATCGAAGTCGTGGTGACGCTGGCCCTGATCGGCCTGCTGGCGAGCATGGCCGCGCCCCTGACCGAAACCCTGGTGCGGCGTGGCAAGGAGCAGGAATTGCGCAACGCGCTGTATCAGATTCGCGATGCCATCGACGCCTATAAACGCGCGTTCGATGCCGGCTACATCGAGAAGTCGCTGAACAGCAGCGGCTACCCGCCGAACCTGAAAGTGCTGGTCGAAGGCGTGCGCGATGTGCGCAGCGCGAAGGGCGCCAAGTTCTACTTTTTACGCCGCATCCCGCGCGATCCGCTGGTGCCGGCCAAACGTGACGATGAAGGGGGTTGGGGCGTACGCGCCTACAACAGTTCGGCTCAGAACCCGCGCGATGGCGAGGACGTGTTCGACGTCTACTCCCACGCCCGGGGCAAGGGCCTCAACGGCATCGCCTACCGCGAGTGGTGA
- a CDS encoding type II secretion system protein codes for MRREKGFTLLELMVVMAIIATLMTIALPRYFNSLEASKETTLRQSLSAMREALDHFYGDTGRYPDSIEQLIEQRYLRSAPLDPITERKDQWVLIAPPDGVAGGVADIKSGATGRARDGSQYAEW; via the coding sequence ATGCGCCGGGAAAAAGGTTTTACCTTGCTGGAGCTGATGGTGGTGATGGCGATCATCGCCACGCTGATGACCATCGCGCTGCCGCGCTACTTCAACAGCCTTGAAGCGTCGAAGGAAACCACGCTGCGCCAAAGCCTGTCGGCGATGCGTGAGGCGCTGGATCACTTTTACGGCGACACCGGCCGCTACCCCGATTCCATTGAACAACTGATCGAACAACGTTACTTGCGCAGCGCACCACTGGACCCGATCACCGAACGCAAAGACCAGTGGGTGCTGATCGCGCCACCGGACGGCGTCGCCGGTGGCGTGGCCGACATCAAAAGCGGTGCTACCGGGAGGGCGCGTGATGGCAGCCAGTATGCCGAGTGGTAA
- a CDS encoding type II secretion system GspH family protein produces the protein MAASMPSGNRAQQGGFTYLGVLFLIVVMGMGLASAGELWSTASRRDRERQLLWVGTQYAQALRSYYRSSPGLAQYPKELVDLLDDQRFPEAKHHLRQLYLDPIGQGEWALQRGFDGRITGLNSPSIELPLKQADFPTQWSDFEGMQRYSDWQFVAEKAFLEGTNGPAKGQSSLPQALQP, from the coding sequence ATGGCAGCCAGTATGCCGAGTGGTAACCGCGCGCAGCAGGGTGGCTTCACCTACTTGGGCGTGCTGTTCCTGATAGTGGTGATGGGCATGGGCCTGGCCAGTGCTGGCGAGTTGTGGTCGACCGCCTCGCGCCGTGACCGGGAGCGCCAGTTGCTCTGGGTCGGTACTCAATACGCACAGGCGTTGCGCAGCTACTACCGCAGTTCGCCGGGGCTGGCGCAGTACCCGAAAGAACTGGTGGACCTGCTCGACGATCAGCGTTTTCCCGAGGCCAAACATCACTTGCGTCAGCTCTATCTGGACCCGATCGGTCAGGGTGAATGGGCGCTGCAACGCGGTTTCGACGGACGCATCACTGGCCTCAACAGCCCGTCGATCGAGCTGCCATTGAAGCAGGCGGACTTCCCGACGCAGTGGTCGGATTTCGAAGGCATGCAGCGTTATTCGGACTGGCAGTTTGTTGCCGAAAAGGCCTTTCTTGAAGGCACCAATGGCCCGGCGAAAGGCCAGTCGAGTCTGCCGCAGGCGTTGCAGCCATGA
- the csgE gene encoding curli production assembly/transport protein CsgE, producing MTRQWWCALVLAVAACCANAGEEDEMMGFIVDDTISHIGHDFYYSFSERLRDTSPMDFNLVVRERPDARWGSLVTVEYQQRLVYRRFLPPNTVELKDEAYAAADWVRRQVVQRKLEALLQDTTDLEKDEL from the coding sequence ATGACTCGCCAATGGTGGTGCGCGCTGGTCCTCGCCGTTGCGGCGTGCTGCGCCAATGCCGGTGAAGAAGACGAAATGATGGGCTTCATCGTCGACGACACGATCTCGCACATCGGCCACGACTTTTACTACTCGTTCAGTGAACGCCTGCGTGACACCAGCCCGATGGATTTCAACCTGGTAGTGCGTGAGCGTCCCGACGCGCGCTGGGGCAGCCTGGTGACCGTGGAATATCAGCAACGCCTGGTGTATCGGCGCTTCCTGCCGCCGAACACCGTGGAACTGAAGGACGAGGCCTATGCGGCCGCCGACTGGGTTCGACGCCAGGTAGTCCAGCGCAAGCTGGAGGCTCTGTTGCAGGACACCACCGACCTTGAGAAGGACGAACTATGA